From the genome of Candidatus Paceibacterota bacterium, one region includes:
- a CDS encoding GIY-YIG nuclease family protein, protein MYYVYILKSEKSGKWYTGSTDDLRKRLKQHNDGKSTYTRAHRPFILIYYEACSIEGDARSRELFLKSGMGKRYLKNRLKRFLSLTG, encoded by the coding sequence ATGTACTATGTCTATATACTCAAAAGTGAAAAGAGCGGGAAGTGGTATACCGGAAGTACGGATGATTTACGGAAACGCTTAAAACAGCATAATGATGGAAAATCAACATATACAAGAGCCCATCGACCGTTTATACTTATATACTATGAAGCATGTTCTATTGAAGGAGACGCAAGGTCGAGAGAATTATTTCTTAAATCTGGCATGGGTAAACGCTACCTCAAAAATAGGCTTAAGCGTTTCCTATCTCTAACGGGATGA
- a CDS encoding site-2 protease family protein produces the protein MAIITLFEFVILIFSIVLHEVSHGYMANYLGDPTAKYAGRLTLNPIKHVDPFGSIVLPILSFITGGFIIGWAKPVPYNPYNLRNGKTGEALVALAGPLSNLAIALIFSFVIRLGQNLLPSSFVLIAGFVVYINLTLMLFNLIPVFPLDGSRILFSFLPVRFRYIKDWFEKYSLFFLLILIFFFLQPFSHLVDALFNFFVP, from the coding sequence ATGGCAATTATTACCCTTTTTGAATTTGTAATACTCATTTTTTCGATCGTGCTCCATGAGGTGAGCCACGGCTACATGGCTAATTACCTTGGTGATCCAACCGCCAAATATGCAGGCCGGCTGACTTTAAATCCCATTAAGCATGTTGACCCGTTTGGCTCTATTGTTCTCCCCATTCTCTCATTTATAACAGGAGGATTCATCATCGGCTGGGCGAAACCAGTTCCATACAATCCGTACAACTTACGAAACGGCAAAACGGGGGAGGCACTCGTCGCTCTTGCTGGTCCTCTTTCGAATCTCGCAATCGCTCTTATTTTCAGTTTTGTCATTCGTCTTGGGCAAAATCTTTTGCCTTCTTCTTTCGTACTGATAGCGGGTTTCGTCGTCTATATCAATCTCACTCTTATGCTCTTTAATCTCATCCCCGTTTTTCCTCTCGACGGTTCTCGGATTCTCTTCTCTTTTCTACCCGTCAGGTTTCGATATATAAAGGATTGGTTTGAAAAATATTCTCTCTTCTTCCTCCTTATTCTTATATTCTTTTTTCTCCAGCCGTTCTCTCATCTCGTGGACGCTCTTTTCAATTTTTTCGTTCCGTAA
- a CDS encoding Ig-like domain-containing protein, whose amino-acid sequence MQKTRIFSLVFLSLVFFLSFSGVARADVLPPQVFAPGDHILDKILIDANGEQHIFGPLIFIYTTVGGTDYTVVMLGYRVTEKGQVCIMGWDGSSKQVKIADPNKNECIDEKKFEDLMLQYLNSHARDKITILNKSVALYGSPPNGGFSFHFLGNGAFDPITRKGETDGPTVSGLINDKFPDKGVHQGDLRKGANGKWEFVGTPVFSSLKVAAYPPKIALNGGGDATAEPKDQNGQKFTGLIPAIKWTSGTCVGIDEKGHYSGNKVGDCDVIATSGKVVGKAGVTVVSGPFLSVTLVANPHTPDKIFVRDPSYVIATWVTDQDPPYTMTYSCGDGDTNGPIDTSETSFSFPTCSYGEPGIYFPNIKVSAKAPEAFDEEKDSVTVIEKPVSDDTSNAVVSADPGCYRIPLLNPPLQYCPPASILPLPISPPPPPAQNPPGLQGVPPNDFPEPVEPPDITEPGNSGMFPPPSLNVPPDKVPPPPPDDNTPATDEPSADAPPDDGTSAPPDDATAQEPSAPEPETPKDDIGKFPPAAEEPPATLEDETDQGFLCPFFKNHIEPIWPDLLGPIGPFICPPADTPPADTTPADTAPPADNSPATGGPADGGSSGTDGTPGSGSGSGNSNKGPSSCKPKYTASPCDSNQIMTYSNLGQNSTQPEADRAHRSYPSLTDFCKDIPTKQCSPDNDCEKKNIYCYTKGYDSKGRYAFTPVSRSKGEPGRDGGIQACSCGSGISNTSTSYSNPNTTVPDSATNGNVNNSYSNPAPTAIRHSGGGGSSGTNRTTTTPQPTAAPTAAPTATSGTVPDTTPPTVSITYPASDATVSGIVTVSISASDNVGVAKADFYIDDSFIGNDTSAPFSYSFNPGSAGEHILTVLVYDLSNNPSSDSVSFSTSGGGATSTIPPTVTAAPTHTTAASATAIPTYSAVSTYTTTFPSYSGGGMVSGPSSYFYQKNLAEATASILEAFGHLLGF is encoded by the coding sequence ATGCAAAAGACAAGGATCTTTTCTCTAGTATTTCTTTCGCTAGTTTTTTTTCTTTCCTTCTCTGGAGTTGCCCGAGCCGACGTTTTACCTCCCCAAGTCTTTGCACCAGGAGATCATATACTCGACAAGATATTGATTGACGCGAATGGAGAACAGCATATCTTCGGGCCGCTCATATTTATATATACTACTGTTGGAGGTACAGACTATACCGTAGTGATGTTGGGGTACAGAGTTACCGAAAAAGGGCAAGTCTGTATTATGGGATGGGATGGATCATCTAAACAAGTCAAAATAGCAGATCCAAACAAAAACGAATGCATTGACGAGAAAAAATTCGAGGATTTGATGCTTCAATATTTAAATAGTCATGCGAGAGATAAGATAACGATACTAAATAAATCAGTTGCATTGTATGGCTCTCCACCAAACGGGGGCTTCAGCTTTCATTTCTTGGGAAATGGGGCTTTCGATCCTATTACTAGAAAAGGTGAAACTGACGGACCAACCGTATCTGGACTTATAAATGATAAATTCCCCGACAAAGGTGTCCATCAAGGAGATTTAAGAAAGGGTGCCAACGGAAAATGGGAATTTGTGGGGACACCCGTTTTTTCCTCGCTTAAGGTAGCTGCATATCCTCCCAAAATAGCTTTAAATGGAGGCGGTGATGCCACAGCTGAACCTAAAGATCAAAATGGACAAAAATTTACAGGGCTAATTCCTGCAATTAAATGGACTTCTGGGACTTGCGTGGGTATTGATGAAAAGGGGCACTATAGCGGTAATAAAGTCGGAGATTGCGATGTGATTGCGACAAGTGGGAAAGTTGTAGGGAAAGCGGGTGTCACTGTTGTTAGCGGACCTTTTTTAAGTGTAACTCTCGTCGCGAATCCCCATACTCCTGACAAAATCTTTGTGAGAGATCCGTCGTACGTCATTGCTACTTGGGTAACTGACCAAGACCCACCATACACAATGACCTACTCGTGTGGTGATGGAGATACAAATGGGCCAATCGATACTTCAGAAACAAGTTTTAGTTTTCCTACTTGTAGTTATGGGGAGCCTGGTATCTACTTTCCTAATATAAAAGTCAGCGCGAAAGCGCCGGAAGCTTTTGATGAGGAGAAAGATTCTGTGACAGTTATCGAGAAGCCCGTGAGCGATGATACTAGTAATGCAGTTGTAAGCGCTGATCCAGGATGTTACAGGATTCCTCTCCTCAATCCTCCTCTTCAATATTGCCCGCCAGCAAGTATACTGCCTCTGCCAATTTCACCTCCACCACCGCCCGCTCAGAATCCCCCAGGCCTTCAGGGTGTTCCGCCTAATGATTTTCCAGAACCCGTAGAACCTCCCGATATCACAGAGCCGGGGAATAGTGGGATGTTTCCTCCTCCATCGCTGAATGTTCCTCCAGATAAAGTCCCGCCACCACCGCCTGATGATAATACTCCAGCTACAGATGAACCATCCGCTGATGCCCCGCCAGATGATGGAACTTCTGCGCCACCCGATGACGCGACTGCACAAGAACCTTCTGCTCCGGAACCTGAAACTCCAAAAGATGATATCGGAAAGTTTCCTCCTGCCGCGGAAGAACCTCCTGCAACACTGGAGGACGAAACCGATCAAGGTTTTTTATGTCCCTTTTTCAAAAATCATATAGAGCCTATTTGGCCTGATCTTCTTGGACCCATCGGACCTTTTATCTGTCCTCCCGCAGACACTCCTCCGGCCGATACAACTCCGGCAGACACCGCTCCACCAGCTGATAATTCTCCAGCAACTGGAGGGCCGGCTGATGGTGGTTCAAGTGGAACAGACGGAACTCCTGGTTCTGGTTCAGGTTCTGGAAATTCAAACAAAGGTCCTTCCAGTTGTAAACCCAAATATACAGCAAGTCCGTGTGATTCGAATCAAATAATGACATATTCGAATCTTGGCCAGAACTCAACGCAACCTGAAGCGGATAGGGCGCATAGGTCGTACCCAAGCCTAACAGATTTTTGTAAAGACATCCCTACTAAGCAATGTTCTCCGGATAATGACTGCGAGAAGAAAAATATATATTGCTATACAAAAGGGTATGACAGTAAAGGCAGATATGCATTTACTCCTGTCAGTCGTAGTAAAGGGGAACCTGGTAGAGATGGTGGGATTCAAGCCTGCAGTTGCGGTTCAGGAATTTCGAACACCTCAACTTCATATTCCAATCCTAATACCACAGTTCCCGATTCTGCTACCAATGGGAATGTAAATAACTCATATTCTAATCCCGCTCCAACCGCAATTCGTCACAGTGGCGGAGGGGGAAGTTCGGGCACCAATAGAACCACTACGACACCGCAACCCACGGCTGCTCCGACAGCTGCTCCGACAGCCACTTCGGGAACTGTCCCAGATACAACACCTCCAACTGTTTCCATTACTTATCCCGCTTCAGACGCCACTGTCTCCGGAATAGTGACTGTCTCTATTAGCGCTTCTGATAATGTTGGAGTGGCTAAAGCAGACTTTTACATTGACGATAGTTTTATCGGAAACGACACTTCCGCGCCATTTAGTTATTCTTTTAATCCGGGCTCTGCAGGTGAGCATATTCTTACCGTACTAGTTTATGATCTTTCAAATAATCCCTCATCAGATTCTGTTTCATTCTCCACAAGCGGAGGCGGGGCAACCTCAACCATTCCGCCCACTGTGACTGCAGCACCTACCCATACTACGGCAGCAAGTGCGACCGCGATTCCCACCTACTCCGCAGTCTCGACTTATACTACAACTTTCCCTTCATATAGTGGGGGAGGAATGGTAAGCGGTCCTAGCTCCTATTTCTATCAAAAAAATCTTGCGGAAGCGACGGCCTCGATTCTCGAAGCTTTTGGTCATTTATTGGGATTCTAA
- the rpsG gene encoding 30S ribosomal protein S7, with translation MRRKIKNRKVVGPDMVFNSPRVAKFTNYLMLSGEKSIARKVVADTFELLKEKAKVADPVEFLESALKNTTPLMEVRSRRVGGANYQVPREVRKERQQALSMKWIIEAARSKKGANMHKKLADEIIAAAKNEGEAVKKKENTHKMAEANKAFAHFTW, from the coding sequence ATGCGAAGAAAAATAAAAAACCGAAAAGTTGTTGGCCCTGATATGGTATTCAATTCTCCACGCGTGGCGAAGTTTACCAATTACCTCATGCTCTCTGGCGAGAAAAGTATTGCTCGAAAGGTTGTTGCGGATACATTTGAGCTTCTCAAAGAAAAAGCAAAAGTAGCTGATCCTGTAGAATTTTTGGAATCTGCTCTTAAGAACACGACTCCTCTTATGGAAGTCCGCTCACGACGAGTCGGAGGCGCCAACTACCAAGTTCCCCGAGAAGTCCGAAAAGAAAGACAGCAAGCGCTTTCAATGAAATGGATTATCGAAGCTGCCCGCTCAAAGAAAGGAGCAAACATGCACAAAAAACTCGCTGATGAAATCATCGCAGCTGCGAAGAATGAAGGGGAAGCGGTAAAGAAGAAAGAGAATACTCATAAGATGGCTGAAGCAAATAAGGCATTTGCCCATTTCACCTGGTAA
- a CDS encoding class I SAM-dependent methyltransferase, producing MNQKKVYSLVGYITSFYDALASLVGYKKSVEYFVAQLPFPEDAEIKVLDAGCGTGLYSFAVLKRFKNAKVIAFDLNKKLVEYVATKASRNVLSDRLSLFTADISGPLTEIEDKKFDLIITAGVLVYVPHEKTVRNLSRFLVMGGYFFDSPNRDSTWGRFVCKIYACRPYPAEEDISVFVDNGYVLEKDIKVSKNPAASFKDAHIFKKTGALAP from the coding sequence ATGAACCAGAAAAAAGTATATTCTCTCGTTGGGTATATAACCTCTTTTTATGACGCTCTGGCTTCTCTCGTCGGATATAAAAAATCTGTCGAGTATTTTGTCGCGCAACTGCCGTTTCCTGAAGATGCCGAAATAAAAGTGTTAGATGCAGGATGCGGAACGGGATTGTATTCATTCGCAGTATTGAAAAGATTCAAAAACGCAAAAGTCATTGCGTTTGATTTGAATAAAAAATTAGTTGAATATGTTGCGACAAAAGCATCTAGAAATGTATTGTCTGACCGACTGAGCCTATTTACAGCCGATATTTCGGGGCCACTTACAGAAATTGAAGATAAGAAATTTGATTTAATAATAACCGCGGGGGTCTTGGTGTATGTACCACACGAGAAAACTGTCAGGAATCTTTCCCGCTTTCTCGTTATGGGAGGGTATTTCTTCGACTCTCCGAATAGAGACAGCACCTGGGGTAGATTTGTTTGCAAAATATATGCCTGTAGACCATATCCTGCAGAGGAAGACATCTCTGTCTTTGTCGATAATGGGTATGTGCTAGAGAAAGATATAAAAGTATCAAAGAACCCGGCCGCCTCATTTAAAGACGCCCATATTTTTAAGAAGACCGGGGCTTTAGCACCGTAG
- a CDS encoding ComEC/Rec2 family competence protein: MEYLKAHRRSALLLFLLIINISIWYAVSAESRHGVLTVAVLNIGQGDAIFIEAPNGNQIIVDGGPDQRLLSELGHVMPFYDRSIDMIINTNPDSDHYAGFLDLLKSYKVGEFMESGTVSDTPTYHELEKTVAEKHIPKIIAKRGMKILLDKDVSLYVLYPDRDVSNWTSNNGSIVMKLVYGDTSFLLQGDATAEVEKYLISLEKSPESRGYGGLSGQVLKVGHHGSRTSTSEEYVEAVSPEYAAISDGKNNRYGHPHKETLETLQKNNVKILRTDLQGRIIFESDGETIAVK, translated from the coding sequence ATGGAGTATTTAAAAGCACATCGACGCTCTGCACTCCTTCTTTTTCTTTTGATTATAAATATTTCTATCTGGTATGCCGTGTCGGCAGAGAGCCGGCATGGCGTTTTGACTGTTGCTGTTTTAAATATCGGCCAAGGCGACGCGATATTCATCGAAGCGCCAAATGGAAATCAAATTATTGTTGATGGAGGTCCTGATCAAAGATTGCTTTCAGAGTTGGGCCACGTCATGCCGTTCTATGACCGTTCGATCGATATGATCATAAATACCAATCCTGATTCGGATCATTACGCTGGATTTTTGGATTTACTGAAATCATACAAAGTCGGTGAGTTTATGGAATCTGGAACAGTTTCAGATACGCCGACTTATCACGAACTGGAAAAAACTGTAGCAGAAAAACACATTCCCAAAATCATTGCGAAGAGGGGAATGAAAATTCTGCTCGACAAAGATGTTTCTCTGTATGTTCTCTATCCTGATCGGGACGTTTCGAATTGGACTTCAAATAACGGCTCAATTGTGATGAAGCTCGTCTATGGAGACACCTCATTTCTTCTCCAGGGTGATGCAACCGCAGAAGTGGAGAAATATCTCATCTCTCTCGAGAAATCTCCGGAATCGAGAGGTTACGGAGGGCTTTCCGGACAAGTACTCAAAGTTGGACACCATGGCTCCCGCACTTCAACTTCAGAAGAATATGTAGAAGCTGTGTCTCCCGAATACGCGGCAATTTCAGACGGGAAAAATAATCGTTACGGTCATCCGCATAAAGAGACGCTTGAAACGCTTCAAAAAAATAATGTAAAAATCCTCCGCACCGATTTGCAGGGGAGAATTATTTTTGAGTCTGATGGAGAAACTATCGCGGTAAAGTAA
- the rpsL gene encoding 30S ribosomal protein S12 codes for MPTINQLIKRKRVPLKRKPKAVALMRSFNALKNRPKFLPSPFKRGVCTKVTTKTPKKPNSAIRKIARVRLTNGLEVTAYIPGIGHTLQEHSVVLLRGGRVKDVGLRYTIVRGVLDATGVEKRMKGRSSYGAKKPKAAKTA; via the coding sequence ATGCCGACAATCAATCAATTAATCAAGCGAAAACGAGTTCCGCTCAAACGCAAGCCAAAAGCGGTTGCTTTGATGCGCTCTTTTAATGCTTTGAAGAACCGACCGAAATTCCTCCCATCTCCATTCAAGCGAGGTGTGTGCACGAAAGTAACCACAAAGACTCCAAAGAAACCAAACTCTGCTATCCGAAAGATCGCTCGTGTACGACTCACCAATGGTCTTGAAGTTACGGCTTACATTCCAGGAATCGGCCACACTCTTCAGGAACACTCCGTAGTGCTTCTTCGAGGGGGACGAGTAAAGGATGTCGGACTTCGCTACACTATTGTACGAGGAGTTCTCGATGCGACTGGCGTAGAGAAGAGAATGAAAGGACGAAGTTCATACGGCGCAAAGAAACCAAAGGCTGCCAAAACAGCGTAA
- a CDS encoding Fe-Mn family superoxide dismutase, with translation MQKYEEQKFTIPALKGISEKTITEHLKLYAGYVKNANLILEKIAEYMADSEKHAYALGELQRRFSFEFDGMRNHEYYFHSLEGGAKGLSSGSKLKAQIEKQAPSFEIWLQGFKSIALTRGIGWAMMLWDPNSKQLTHAWMDEQHLGQLTDTRPVLMLDMWEHSYLFDYIPSEKKKYVEAFFENLNWETIEKNFANAQK, from the coding sequence ATGCAAAAATATGAAGAGCAAAAGTTCACTATTCCCGCTCTTAAGGGAATCTCGGAAAAAACTATTACAGAGCACCTGAAACTCTATGCAGGATATGTGAAAAACGCCAATTTGATACTAGAAAAAATCGCTGAATACATGGCAGATTCTGAAAAACATGCTTATGCCTTAGGAGAACTCCAGCGCCGATTCTCATTTGAATTCGACGGTATGAGAAATCATGAATACTACTTCCACTCACTAGAAGGCGGAGCGAAGGGTCTTTCTTCTGGTTCAAAACTAAAGGCGCAGATAGAAAAACAAGCACCATCGTTTGAAATTTGGCTTCAGGGATTTAAATCAATCGCGCTCACTCGCGGTATTGGCTGGGCAATGATGCTCTGGGACCCGAATTCAAAACAGCTTACTCATGCATGGATGGATGAACAGCATTTAGGACAGCTCACTGATACTCGTCCTGTTCTTATGCTTGATATGTGGGAACATTCATACCTCTTCGATTACATTCCGTCCGAAAAGAAAAAGTATGTCGAAGCATTTTTTGAAAATCTGAATTGGGAGACAATCGAAAAAAATTTCGCGAACGCACAGAAATAG
- a CDS encoding glycosyltransferase family A protein — MPKVLAIIPTKAEIEPRALKALQAQDYPDFGFLNTVLQPTNLHPDPEKNRVTNIVVNRNYARRLALATDAEWFFWIDSDVVIPPHTISEFMRHRLPFMGGWYKKMAGNDWVSSRWVAEGLFYLFQEPQRGVQPVDMMGLGCVMMHRKVLERIDFKPGTEVYLRDVFGRSYFYAECMYFCQEAIQNGIRPHILGSIICDHIEKKVG, encoded by the coding sequence ATGCCTAAAGTACTTGCGATCATCCCCACAAAAGCAGAGATCGAGCCGAGAGCCCTGAAAGCTCTTCAAGCTCAAGACTATCCGGATTTCGGATTCCTCAATACTGTTCTTCAACCGACGAACCTCCATCCAGATCCGGAAAAAAATCGCGTAACGAATATCGTGGTGAATCGAAACTATGCTCGCAGGCTCGCCCTCGCGACCGACGCGGAATGGTTTTTCTGGATTGATTCTGATGTTGTTATTCCTCCTCATACTATTTCTGAATTTATGCGCCACCGTCTTCCTTTTATGGGAGGCTGGTACAAAAAGATGGCGGGGAATGATTGGGTATCAAGCCGATGGGTTGCAGAAGGCCTTTTCTATCTTTTTCAAGAACCGCAAAGGGGAGTTCAGCCGGTGGACATGATGGGACTTGGGTGCGTTATGATGCATCGCAAAGTTTTGGAGCGGATTGATTTCAAGCCAGGCACGGAAGTCTATTTACGAGACGTCTTTGGGCGAAGTTATTTCTATGCGGAATGCATGTATTTTTGCCAAGAGGCCATTCAGAACGGCATTCGCCCGCACATCCTCGGAAGCATCATTTGCGACCATATAGAGAAGAAAGTAGGGTAG
- a CDS encoding bL28 family ribosomal protein: MAKICAITKKTSMMRGGYSNRTRATQFNPTGMTRSYPNLQKKKIYVPELKKFITVTISTKGLKTIQKHGAYPVLKKAGLI; the protein is encoded by the coding sequence ATGGCAAAAATCTGCGCAATAACCAAAAAAACTTCAATGATGCGGGGCGGATATTCAAACCGAACTCGTGCAACCCAGTTCAACCCTACCGGGATGACTCGAAGCTACCCGAATCTTCAGAAAAAGAAGATTTATGTTCCTGAACTCAAAAAATTCATTACTGTTACTATTTCAACAAAAGGACTCAAGACTATTCAGAAACACGGGGCTTACCCGGTTCTCAAGAAAGCGGGACTAATATAA
- the fusA gene encoding elongation factor G has protein sequence MERDYPLAKVRNFGIIAHIDAGKTTTSERILYYTGEIHKIGEVHEGETTTDWMEQERERGITITAAAITCFWNKTDLPDRSKKETKYRFNVIDTPGHIDFTVEVKRSLRVLDGAVVVFDGVAGVEPQSETNWRYADEGNVPRICFINKLDRTGGSFERSFQSILNRLNKNAVRMQLPIGEEEKFEGVIDLLKMKAFYFEGEMGGTIVEKEIPAEYLESAQKYRNELVEKIVERDEKLMNEYFEGKVPPVDVLKKLLREACLKVEIVPVFTGSALKNKGVQLVLDAVVDYLPSPLDIPPIKGIDPNTDQIIERHADDSEPFAALAFKLQSDPFVGQLTFFRVYSGTLEAGSYIYNVTSGKKERLGRIVRLQADKREEVKKVFAGEIAAAVGLKEAKTSDTFCDENHPIILERIKFMEPVISLRIEPKTKADQEKMGFALKRLSDEDPTFKVVADSETGETVIKGMGELQLEIMVDRMKREFGVEANVGKPQVAYKETIQGSAEAEHKYIKQSGGKGQYGHVRITIKPLEPLELAEGKKIPKNVHREEEFEFIDNIKGGVIPNEFIPAVEKGVKEAMERGIVAGYKMVNVSCELTFGSYHDVDSSEIAYKIAASQAFQDAAKRAKPVILEPIMKVEVVTPDKFMGDITGHLSSKRAVIDGMSERGMNKVIDAKVPLAEMFSYVTTLRSMSEGRASYTMEFDHYEAVPPNVATTIIEARK, from the coding sequence ATGGAAAGAGACTATCCACTCGCAAAAGTTCGTAACTTCGGAATCATCGCGCACATCGACGCCGGAAAGACCACCACGTCCGAGCGAATTTTGTATTACACCGGAGAAATTCATAAGATCGGCGAGGTGCACGAAGGAGAGACGACGACTGACTGGATGGAACAGGAACGAGAACGAGGTATCACGATTACTGCCGCTGCGATTACTTGTTTCTGGAACAAGACCGATCTTCCAGACCGCTCAAAGAAAGAAACAAAATATCGTTTCAATGTTATCGATACCCCAGGGCACATCGACTTTACTGTGGAAGTGAAGCGATCTCTTCGCGTGCTCGACGGTGCTGTCGTGGTATTCGACGGAGTAGCCGGTGTGGAACCCCAATCAGAAACCAACTGGAGATACGCGGATGAAGGAAACGTGCCCCGAATCTGTTTCATCAACAAGCTCGACCGAACAGGTGGAAGCTTCGAGCGATCATTCCAATCAATTCTCAATCGTCTCAATAAAAACGCTGTGCGAATGCAGCTTCCTATCGGAGAAGAAGAAAAATTCGAGGGAGTTATCGATCTTCTTAAAATGAAAGCGTTCTATTTCGAAGGAGAAATGGGAGGCACTATTGTTGAAAAAGAAATTCCTGCCGAATATCTTGAATCTGCACAGAAATACCGAAATGAGCTCGTAGAAAAGATCGTTGAACGAGATGAGAAACTCATGAATGAGTATTTTGAAGGAAAAGTTCCTCCTGTGGATGTTTTGAAAAAACTTCTTCGAGAAGCGTGTCTCAAAGTAGAAATCGTTCCTGTATTTACCGGTTCTGCACTCAAAAACAAAGGAGTTCAGCTTGTGCTCGACGCCGTCGTTGATTATCTTCCATCTCCGCTCGATATTCCACCTATTAAAGGAATTGATCCAAATACAGATCAGATTATTGAACGACACGCTGATGATTCTGAACCATTTGCTGCACTCGCATTTAAACTCCAAAGCGATCCATTCGTTGGACAGCTTACTTTCTTCCGCGTCTATTCTGGGACACTTGAAGCAGGTTCATACATCTACAACGTCACAAGTGGAAAGAAAGAAAGACTCGGCCGAATCGTTAGACTTCAGGCTGACAAGCGTGAAGAAGTGAAGAAAGTATTCGCTGGAGAAATTGCCGCTGCTGTGGGACTGAAAGAAGCAAAGACTTCTGATACCTTCTGTGATGAAAATCATCCAATCATTCTTGAAAGAATTAAATTCATGGAGCCGGTGATCTCCCTTCGAATCGAACCAAAGACAAAAGCCGACCAGGAGAAAATGGGATTTGCCTTGAAGCGTCTTTCTGATGAAGATCCTACTTTTAAAGTGGTTGCCGATTCTGAAACAGGGGAGACGGTTATTAAAGGTATGGGAGAGCTCCAGCTTGAGATCATGGTTGACCGAATGAAACGAGAATTCGGAGTGGAAGCAAATGTCGGCAAGCCTCAAGTGGCATACAAAGAAACGATTCAGGGCAGTGCTGAAGCTGAACACAAATACATCAAACAATCTGGAGGTAAGGGACAATACGGACACGTGCGCATTACGATCAAACCTCTTGAACCGCTTGAGCTTGCAGAAGGAAAGAAAATTCCGAAGAACGTACACCGAGAAGAAGAATTTGAATTCATCGACAATATTAAAGGAGGTGTTATCCCAAATGAATTTATTCCTGCTGTTGAGAAAGGTGTGAAGGAAGCAATGGAGCGAGGAATTGTTGCTGGATACAAAATGGTAAATGTTTCTTGTGAACTTACCTTCGGTTCATACCACGACGTGGACTCGTCTGAAATCGCTTACAAAATTGCCGCTTCGCAAGCTTTCCAAGATGCTGCAAAACGAGCAAAGCCAGTTATTCTTGAGCCGATTATGAAAGTGGAAGTTGTCACACCTGATAAATTCATGGGAGACATCACTGGACACTTGAGTTCGAAGCGAGCGGTGATCGATGGTATGAGCGAGAGGGGAATGAACAAAGTGATTGATGCAAAAGTTCCGCTTGCTGAAATGTTCAGTTACGTCACTACTCTCCGCTCGATGTCAGAAGGCCGAGCAAGCTACACGATGGAATTTGATCACTATGAGGCTGTACCGCCGAATGTGGCTACTACTATTATTGAAGCTAGAAAGTAA